ATACCTTCACTAGGGTGAATATCTATCGCCCAGCCGCCATAAGAAACAGCATCATTGAACTGCGTTTGCTCAATTATATCTTGCTGCTTGATCATATATTCTCCTTCAAAACGCCTGCTTTCGCGTTTGCCAGGAATGGTTCCTACCCATTCTAAGGTTAGGTTTTCGACATCATCGAATTTACCACTATTTTTTATGTAGTCCCAAATTCCGTAAACGAGCTTCCAAAGCTCCCATTTAATATCTTCAGTTTCATAAATAGTATCTCGAATGCCGCCAAACTCTATCCACCAAAATTTACAGCCGGAGTCACTTCCTGCAATATCTTTACAGCGAGGAATTGCTTCTATTTGTTCATAGGTGTAAGCAAAATCTGGCGCTTTGTAGCTAATCGGCTGATCCATTTTTTTACTGTAGAAAAATAAGGTGTGTCCGAGTAACTCCATTTTTTCTTCATCAGATGCTAATAGCTCACCAAACTCTGCTTTTGATTCAGCTCCTATCCTAAACCCAGCTCCTGCATTAAATGCAACAATACCATCGCCGGTTGCATCACAAAATAATGGCGCGCTGATAATATAGTGCGTTGAATTTTGACTACAAAATGCTTCTACACTCGAGATTCTAGTGCTGTGCCGTTTATTTACATCAACGACAGAGGTGTTTAACAACAAGGTAATATTTTTCTCGGCAATTACTTTATCAAGCAAAATGGTATCAAATATTAATGGGTTACCATGTCTATTTAACTTAAGATTATCCAACATAATTTCATCAATAACCCCTCCTTCCCGTGACCAGCGATTATTGTTACCCATGTGGGAGGTTGCGCCTAAGGCCCATAATCTTACTTCGCTTGACGCATTGCCACCGAGTACGGGACGATCTTGAATTAACACAACCTTGCTACCCGCTCGCGCCGCACTGATTGCAGCACATGTACCAGCTAAACCACCACCAGCAACAACAAACTGAGTATTTAATTGTTGTTTTTTATTTTCGCGGGTAGCGGCATTAAAGTTTTGCTTAATCATGATTTTTTCTCTTTTTCTTGGTCGTGGGATGAGCGTTTAATTTTTAATTCGGGGCTTAATGACTGCGCAAAATACACACTAGGATGATGAGGTACATCCGTAATTTTTAATTCTTTCTCAAGCTCATTTGCCATTAAACTACAGTCAAATCGAGCTAAAAAACTGTGTTTGTTGAGCGCTTTCTTGTCTGAAAAATGACATAACCCCCACTCAATACCGTTTTCATTTCCTTCACTATTAAATGCATTGGCAACATAAGGCCCTGCTGCAATTGGCATCAATGAAGTCACCGCCGCAATCGAAAAATTCACACCGTCAGGTGAATATTGAATAGTGTTACTTTCGTTACCATTTCTGATCGAAAACGCAGCAATGCCGGAGCCAAAGGGAAAATAAGTGGTTTCATGACCTGAATTCAAAATAGGGTTCAGAGGGTGTTTTTCAAAAGGCCCTAACGGGTTACTCGCAATTGCTAAACCATTGCCAACTAAATAATCTGGCCTATCGCCATAAGCAGCTTTATAATATAAATGTATTTTCCCTTTATAAATCAGTAAATATGGATCATGAATCGAGAATTGATCCCAACTACCAGGTTCACCATTGTCAATAATCACTTTGCCATGTGGGCGCCATGGCCCCGTTGGTTTATCGGCAACTGATAAGGTAACTGGGCAATGATCGCCTTTTTTACCACTAGCTTCATTAAAAGCTTGATAATATAGATAATATTTATTTTCATAAATTAGAATGTCTGGTGTGCTAACCGATCTCCAACCTAGCTGAGGATAATCAGGTCTTGGCACGGCAATTCCTTGTTCAATCCAGTCAAATCCGTTAATACTGGTGGCATAGCCTATTTCAGATAAATCCCAATCAGTGGAGGGAATCAATTCGTTACAGTGCTTCGCCCCTTTTGGTGGGAATTGTGTGCACCGTTTTGTGTACCAAACGTAGTAGAGACCATCAACTTTTATAATTTTAGATGGGTCACGTCTTGAAAGAGTGCCATCATCATTATGATAGTCAAAACCTGAAAGTTCAGTGTATTTAAAGCTAGTAAATAAAGGATTGTCTTCAGGACGAGGGGTTAAATAACTGTCATATAACCTCGACATTGCAACACTCAATTCTCGTGCTGGTTTTTTAGTTGGAATATCCCACGGGTAACTTTGCTGTTTGGAACTGTTATTGCTCATTGCTACACTCCTTTACAGCTTTACTTCTAAACTTAAACACTAAAATACTGCCTAATATAAAAATGCCACTACTTACGATGGTTATTTCCATCTTTCCTGTGGTAGCAATTGCGGCTAATGCCAGCATGATCGCCCCAGTGGAAAGAATGCCAAACCCTAAGACGCGAATAGCATGATTATTATCTGTGCTTTTTTCTGGAGTTATTAATTCAACAGTCGGTTTTATTTCACTTAATTCAATTAAGTAGTTTTGATAACATGCAGGTGTTTGGTCTTTTGCTCTTAAATACAATTCAAATATTGTAAGCATCATTACAGGAAATAACACACCCAACATCATTTCTTGTGCTCTGTCTAAGCTGAAATCAAATAACCATGGACTCACAAATTTGAAAAGTACATTCACCAGTAAGCTAAACAGTGTCGTTATTAAAATCGTTTTCCCTGTTTGATAACGAGAAAATAACAACCAGATAGGCGGTAAAAATAACGGCCCGCCTGTCAGCGCAGCCATCGTCATTACCACTTCAACAACACCGCCAAGTAAAGGAATTAGTAACGCAACAATAATAGTAATAAAGCCAAGTACTGCGGTTGCAATACGACCGATTTTCACTAGCTGAGTTTGAGATGCATTAGGTTTAATTTGTTTATATATGTCATTACTGATCACCCCTGCCGCTATATTTAAAGAGGTGTTAATGGAGCTTGATGTAGCAAAGACCATACCCGCTAACATTAAACCAAGCATGCCTACCGGCAATACTTCTTTGCACATTTGTAAATAAGCCCCTTCACTTTCAAACCCTACTAAACTAGGGTTCATCGTTCGGTAAATCATCGGGGCTAACATCCACACTACAGGGCAAATAAGATATAGAATTGCAAATAATCCTCCGACCTTCTTTGCATCCTTTGGCGTTTTCACACTAGTGAAGCGTTGAATATAGGACCAGTTACCAGCAATAAAAAATAAGTTATATAAGGCAAATGCAAAAATAAATTCCCATGAATACTCATCACTTACTAAGTTAAAAAAATCATCGGGGGCTTTATCGATAAAGTTCTCAATGCCACCAATCGCCTCAAATGATAGCGGTACTACAATTAACACAGCTGCCGTGAGCACCACGAATTGCAAAATGTCAGTAATTATAACGGCCCACAGCCCCCCCACAGCAGTGTAAGCTAAGATCAATAAGCCTAAAATGATGACGGTATATTCAAGAGATAAACCAGTAGCAACTTCCACTATTTTTGCTACAGGATATAAAAAAGCCCCCGTAGAAAAGCTCGCTATCAAAAGAAAAATATAGGTATATGTTCTTTGTACATTTAAGCCAAGGCGCTGTTTAATATATTCGGCTGCGGTTAATACACCGGTTTTCTGCCATTTAGGGGCAATAAATAAAGCAATCAACACGCCAGCTAAACACATAGTCCATTGAATAGTGATCGCCACCCAGCCATGCTTATATGCAATGGCTCCCCAAACAACAAATGTTCCTGCCGAGAAGAAACTCATAAAAAGTGACAACCCGCTCATCCACCAAGGTAGCGCCCCTCCCGCAGAGAAAAAGCTTTTCATGCTCTTCCCTGCGGTTGAAAAGCTTAATCCGCAACCTATGATCAACAAAGAAAATACAGCTATCACAGTGATATCAATGACATGCATGTTCTTAGTGCTCGCTATTTTCTTTTCGGGTGTAGTATCTAACCCAATCTATCGCCATGCTAGTACCATCAATATCATCGCTAACAGGACCGGCTATGGCTGCTTTTAAAATAGCTAAACTAAATAACATCGTTGTTTCACTAAAACAGACATCATTTCTCATGGTGTAGTAAAGCTCGCCATCAAAATAAAAGTTAAAGTAGTCTTTATCCCACTCAATCCCATAAGTATGGAAATCTTTTGAAAAATCAGCGACGTCTGCAGCATTATATGAGGTAATTTTTTGCCAATTATTACCATCGTGATACTCAATGCTGTAATCAGAAATTAAGTTGCGATAAGCACCTTTATCAACGCCATGCTCTTGCAGCCAACCATTTATAAATTGCACAGCGCCAATTTCCTGTGGCTCATCCCAACTAAGTTGTAAAAATTTTTCACCATGTTTTTTAGACACCCAACGGGTTTGTGGGTTGCCATCGATTGCAAAAGACTCCTCCGACATCAATTTATTAAATAAGCCGTTTGTTTTTATTGTCACATTATCGACTTGCGCTAAATTATTTGCGCTGTTTACTTGCTCAACATCAAATGCATTTGGGTAGCTAGCGCTGGGGGGGAACACTCTAAATTCAGAAATATGAATAGAAGCAGGGTTATTCGATGTTAAACGAATTTTTTTGCTCTTAATTGGTTTCTTAAACACCAGAGTATGATCAGGTTTACCGATTAACGTATGGTGTAATTGTTTATCACTGTGTGCTACACGCCCATTTGGTAAAGTATAGGTATCAGTCCAATTATGTACGTTGGTATTTATGATATTCGGGAAATGGCCTTCATTAACATCAATCTCGCATGCCTTTAAATCACCTTTCACACCTTGTTTTGGCCAAAACCAAAATGAGTTATTCGTACCATAAGCGCCAGCATATTTAAAACGAGCTTCAAAATAGCCGTAATGAAATGAACGTTTTGACCATACATTACCGGTCGTCCACTCTTGACCACCACGTGATTCTTTTTTCGCTATTAAATGCAGTACACCGTCTTTAACTTGTGCATTATCACGCCAACGACTGCTTAGCACCCACGGGTTTTCTGTCGGCCCATTTTGCGAAATCCAATTTTTATCTAATTCTGAATCAGCATAAGTAAATTCATCACTCCATTGTAATTGCCATATTGATGAGTCAAGTTTGCGAGTTTGCTCAGCACTAACACAAGACGATGTGACGACTAATGCTGCGAGGGTACATTTAGAAAATACTTTAAACATATTTTAACCTTTCTTGTTGTTTTATCGAACGAGTTATAAATTTTGTCGTATGCTAGGTATTGTCTTGAGAATGAAAAGTGACACAAATTATTTTATTTTCATGAAAATAAAAAAGCCCGCAGCGATGCTGCGGGCTTTGCGTTTTATTGGATAAGAAGTTTAGAAATTAATACGGGTATTAAGTCTAAATGTACGTCCGGTATGATATTGATAAACCGTACGTGACTTAGTTGCTTCGCCTTCAAGTGGGCTACCTTCATCAAAAGTGACACCGCCCGCTGCTAAAAATCGACTAGTGAAGTACTGACGAACTCCTTCATCTGTTAAGTTAGCGACTTGGAAAGACACTGAAATCATATCTGAAACTTGATAAGTAGCTGAGAAATCAAGTGTTTGACGACCTTCTTCCCAAAGCGAACCATTCTCCCAAGAACGTTGTACTAACTGATCTGTAGTCCCTTGATAAGATAGACGTAATTGGTGACCATTTTTCTCCCAGAAACCCGTTAAGTTGTAGCTGTGTTCAGGTGTATAAGCAACAGCAAGTGAAGGCACTTTAACGTTACTATCGATAGAAGAAACTTCTTGCTCATATTCGCTATCTTGATAAGTGTAGTTAGCTTGTAAACCTAAACCAGACCAAATACCTGGTAGGTTGTCGTAGGTTTGCATGTATTGTAGCTCTAGACCTTTGATAGACGCACCTTTACCATTTTTAATACGGGTAGTATTAAATTTGGCACACATTTGTTCTAAATCGCCTGAGTACATCCAATCTTCTTGATAATCTGTACTACCTTGAAAACGTTTAGGCATACAGCCTTCTAAACTATCTTGACCGGCAATCAGAACGAGATCGTTTGGATCATAGGTTTCGCCTTCTGTTAAACCTACATCTCGTAAATCATCCATGTAAGTCACAATGGTTTCTGACTCTTCAAAGTTAGTCATCTCTTTGTAAAATAACGTAGCAGCTAACAAACCTGACTTGTTAAAGTACCACTCATAAGATAAATCAAGGTTAAATGATTCAAGTGGATCTAATTTAGGGTTGGTAAGTGTAATAGTGTTATTACGATTATCACCCCCCCATTGTGTTTCTTTTACTTTAAAACCAGGGCGAAGAGAATCTATTTGCGGACGCGCCATGGTCTTAGAAGCCGCAAAACGAATAATGGTATCTTCGTCATACAAATAATTTAGATTTAAACTCGGTAGGAATACGTCATATTCATGCTCATCAGTTACACTGAAAGAACGTAAACTTCGGTCTTCAGTTGGCAATAAGTTACCATTTTCATCAAACTTACGTTCACCATACACATAGTTTTTCTCTGTTGAAACATCAGAGTGACGCCATAACCACCATTCTGTCTCATTTGGGTTGCCTTGTATTGCATTAGGATCATGACACGGGCCTTGATCAGGTAACGCAACGTCATCGGTTAAATCATTTGTGCCCTTGGTATCGTAGCCTAAACCATCGACACGTGACCAGCGAGATTCAGCATTGTAGTCTGTGCCGTAAAATAAAATAGGTGCACATTCAGGTAGGCTGGTATCACGTAACTCAGCTAATTTAAATGGATCCATTAAGCGAGCAGCATTTGACGGGTCAAACGCAAATTGCACACCTGAAGCACCTTGCACTTCAACTTCAGTTCTCACATAGCGAACACCCACATCACCAGTGATCTTGCCGTCCATTAACTCAAAGTTTAGCTTTGTATAGAGCGCTAAATTATCTAATTCTGTGTTACGGGTATTTGAATCATCGGTATTAAATGCGACTTCGCTACTACCTTGAGCAACTTCAAATGCCTTAAATGCAGAGAAACGGTTCCAGCCATCTGTAATGCTATCACGACCATAACCAAGACCTGCCATAAAGTCATCAACTGGGAACTCTTCACCATCGGTGACCATTTCTCCGGTAATATCACGCAGACCGCTTCCCAGTACTGCAGGATTACCAGTGTAAGGATTCAATACTACGACACCCTCACCAACAGTGCTAAATGAACCTACTTGTGCATCAACATACTTAGTACGATTAGACCACTTAGCACCAAACTCTATAGAACGAAAGTTATCTGAGTCTAAAACATAATCAAAGTCTACAAATAATGATTTTTGTGTATCTTCAACTTCATTTAATGTACGGCTCATATATGAAAGGTGCTGGGCTCTTAACTCATCAGCATTAAAACCTGTAGTACTATAGTTATCCCACACATTTAGCGGATCACCAAAGTTATCATTTGGGCCATAATCAATTAAACCCTCACCTGAAACTAACGTACATACCGAGCTACTGGTACAATCATAGCCCACAGGCTCTATATCTTCTGGCGGTACGTTATTTATTATCCACGCATTAATATTGCCAAAATTTTGTAATGCCACATACACAGAGTTATTGGGGATTTGCTCAGTTTTAGAGTAACCAACACCTGCTTCCATTGCAAAGGAATCAGTAAAACTATGATTCATATCCAATGAAAGTATTTGATTTTTATTTTCAAAATCACCTTCAGATTGTACCAACCCACCATTGCCAAAGCGATTTACAAACTTAGTGAATGTATTGGTTTCTAAATCAATGGTACGCCAATCTGCTTCGGGATCTGTAAATAAGGCAGGTCCTGTCCCACCTAAACCAGGGTCAACACCTTCCACTAAGTTTCCATATTGATTAGAGCGAGTATTAATGCCATGCATAGAGTTATTTATATCTTGCTTGCCTAAAATCGCATTAAAATTGAACTCAGTTTTTTCTGATGCAATCCACTGCAAACCGATATTAAAATTGGTTCTATCATTTTCACTTTCATGATATTGATATTGAGTCGTTTGAGGTGCTATCCCCACAACATTTTCAACAATATTACCGTTGGTATCGGTAGCAAGAGGAGACTCTGTCGCAAACCAATCTATTGCTGAGTATTGATCTTTACGATAAGCATTGGTTTCTTTAACGGCTGTAACAACCACACCAAACGTATCATCAAAAAACTTACGAGAAAAAGTGCCCGACACTTTATAATTATCTTCTTCTGATAGGTCGTTGTAACGGCCTTCAAGTGTCATGGTGTTTATTTCATAATTTAAATCAAGTGGCTTAGTGGTAGTTAGGTTAATATTTGCACCTAACGCCCCTTCTTCATGATCTGCACTTGGAGTTTTTACAACTTCGATTTTAGATAAGATATCTGAAGAATACTGTGATAAATCGACACCTTGGCTATAACCTGTTGAGCCAAGCTGAACACCATTCATACTGATATTATTTTGTTGTGAATTCGCACCACGTACAGTCACTCGCGCACCTTCACCGTCAACTGTCTGCACTGACACACCCGTTACACGTGAGAGTGCATCGGCAATGTTTTGGTCTGTCGATTTACCAATATCCTCAGCGTTAATTGAATCAACTACGTTTTCAGCAAAACGTTTATCATTAATTGATTTTTTTACACTTGCCGCTAAGCCACTTACTTCAATAATTTCAATATCATCTTCAGCTTTTGTTTTTTCATCTTCTTGTTGTTGTGCATAAATCAAATTCGAAGCAAATAGCGCTGCTGTCAATGCGCTGAGTTTAAATGTCTTCTTAATCGTCGTCATCTGTGTGTGTTTCCTGTTGAAGGTTTTATTATGTTGTCAAATTGTTATCTTGTAAACATAGTATGAACGGCAATTCATTGTCAACTGTATTTTGTTAACAATATAAGATTAATTAAAAAAGCAAAACCGTTTTCATGCTTGCTTCGCACTCGTTATCACCGTTTTGCTAAATAAAATAGATTCAATATTCTTTTAAAAAGCCACTTAAATTATTTGTTAGATTTTTTAACATAAGGCCAACCTGAAAATTGTTTACCTGTTGCAGGGTTGGTGCGCCACTCCAAATACTCTAATTGATAGTGCTGCTGGTGATTAACCTTGATATGTCATAGCCTTCACTTTTGAGCTTTCGGTCGGCCAAGAATTTGCCCCAGCTGTTATTTTGTTTAGCAAACTCTTGGTGGCTAATTTTTGGATTTGCCACCGCTAATACACGCATTTTATTACCAAAAGTATCAATAAATTTTCCCGTATTTCTATCGTTATTGCGTTGATTAGAGAAATCTGCTTTAGGCTCAAACTAACGTTGCCAAAATGCGGCACTGGCAGGAAAGGCAAAAAAATAAACTACCATCATCGTAATCCTCAATTCCTGATAAGCTAACAAGCCCATATACCGATCACCGGCAATAACCAATGCATTGGCTTCACTGACCAACTTAACTGCCCGCGTTCTGCCATCCGCTGGGTAACCATTTGAATCAAAGTCAGTGAGTACATCCCCTTTTTCATCTGTCTGTGGTGACCCCCATATTGATGCTGTAATAAAATTTAGGTTTACCAGGGTGCATGCTTTGCCAAGCTTTTAAAAATTCCTCTTGGCGTTGACCTAATAGTTCACCCGTTGTTGCAAGTTTGTCTGCTTAATAACCCGGTGGAGATTTAAATTTACGATCCTCTACAATGGCAAAACTAATTCCACCATATTCATATGTGGCGTAAGCCACTGGAATGCCATATTTAATTGGTTTAGGGTCGTACGGATCAGGGTTATGCCCATGTTGAATGCGATAAACCATTCTGATCAAATCTTTATCCCACTTAAAGCCACCATCTCCCCACAAGTTACCTTGCAATACGTCATGGTCATCAGCAAGGATGATGCTTGGTTTGTTTTCTATGCTGTCGGCAAATGCCCAATACCGGAAATACCATTAATATAGGGTATCTAGCTTGGCATCAGGTGTGTGGCGGGCATACTGAGTTGGGAAAGTTTCATAGTATCGGTCACCACAAAAAACATACATATCAGGATTATGATAAGTAGTATTTTCTATCAGTTCAGTATGGGGAAATAAAATATTGTCTTTAGTGTAGCGTCCAGGTTCTCGCTCTGTGGCGATAAGCTTAGTGTAATAGGTATTATCGAGGCTTTTCGATGTAGGAATAATGCAAGAATACAGTGCAATAGCAAACTCTTTACTATTTTGTGGCTCCTTCGCCACGGTGCCTAGGTATAAACTATCGCGCGAATTATTTGGGCCAACTATACGGTATATGTGAGTGTGCAAATAATCCCAGCCAGTGACTCTAAAGCGGCTATGTTGCCATCTTCATTCTTTGCATTGGCAGCTAATCGCCAATTTTATCACCTTGCATTTTATATTCTAAGCTTACGGCTGACAAAGCCTGTGTATCAAGCGGCATTAATTGGCACGTTAACTTTAGTACCTCCTTATTTACTGTATACATGTAACCTACAACGGGCTCTAATGTATTACTAATATTTTTAGTTTTTTTTGCTCCACCAGTTTGAATCTCACTAAAACCCCAACGCGCGCCTTCTCCTAGTGATTCAGACGAGCTTAATAAAGAAATGCCGCCTTGTAATTGCTCGCTTGGTACTTTGTGAAGTAAAGCAAAACCCAGCTCTTGACCACTCACTGCATCAGTAGCCACTAAACGTATATCAAAATACTCACTTTCTATGGGATCTATATGGCAATCAAGCGTTATTTTTTCCATCTTGATACTGCTTTAAGGTGAGCAGGTCTCTATTAATTGTTTCAAATTTAAGGGGCTTATTTTCATCATCAAAGCGTCGAAACGAAAGCTTACCACTACTTTCAAATGCTGCAATTATCTCGCCATTAACTCCTCCCGCTCGCTGAGCCTACGCAGCTCCTTTCGCGGTTAACTCCCCTTTGCCAACACCAAGTAAAAATCAACAGAGCCCATTTTCACCCGGGGTTAAATTACGTACGGTAGTTTTTAGGCAAGCGCTTTGTAAAGAGCTATTGAGCTGCCTAGTTAATAACGAGACGGTGCGTACTTCAAAGCTTTTACCTTCTCGTATACATTTGAGATCATTTCCTTCGCACTGCCAATTTTGAAGTCTGTTTCCCCAAAAGTGCGCTCCTAGCCATACTTACTCAGCATGTTGTTATCTATAGGTGCTGTTGATGCTAAATCCCCTCTGTAAGAGGCAAATAACCCTGCACAACCACTTAACATACTTGAGCCAATTAAGCCGGCACTGAGTTTTAAAAAACTTCTCCCCTTCATTTAATCACCTGTAATATTGTGTGAGTTAAACTGCGTTGTATAAAAAGTGTTTATACAAAAGGGAGTTATACACCTAAATAGCCATTAGGATTATTGCTTTGCCAACGCCATGTATCTTTCATCATATCTTCGAGAGTATAGTTGCAGTGCCAACCTAAAACAGTCTTCGCTTTCGTAGAGTCAGCCCAAAACGCGGCAAGGTCGCCATCGCGTCTTTTGACTATGTTAAACTTAATATCAACCCCCGTATGGCGAATAAATGCTTTTACTATGTCAAGCACAGAATAAGGCGCGCCTGTACCTAAGTTAAATGCCTCATAAAGGCTATGCTTTTGCTCACCTAGCCATACAAGCGCTTTTATATGTCCTTCGGCTAAGTCGCTCACATGTATATAGTCACGCTCACACGTGCCATCTTCTGTAGGGTAATCACCACCAAAAATAGCGAGTTTGTCACGTTTACCTACAGCTACCTGAGCAATAAAAGGCATTAAGTTGTTAGGAATACCTAATGGGTCTTCTCCTATTTGGCCACTAATATCTGCACCTATAGGATTAAAATATCGTAGACTTGCCACTTGTAGAGCTGTGTTCGAGGCAACGATTTCTTGCAATATTTGTTCGATCATTACTTTGGTTTGCCCATATGGGCTTGCTGCGCGTCCAAGCGGTAAATCTTCGGTATACGGGACTGAAGCCCCTTGACCATAAACCGTAGCTGAAGAGCTAAAAACTAGCTTATTAACGTTAAATTTAAGCATGCACTGACATAAGTTTAAGGTAGATACCAAGTTGGTATAGTAATATTCAAGTGGTTTTTTTATTGATTCGCCAACCGCTTTTAAGCCTGCAAAGTGAATAACGGAATCAAACTTGTGCTCGCAAAACGTGGCAGATAACTTGTCAGTATCGAGTAAACTGGCGTGAATAAATTCAACTTTTCGCTTTGATAACGCTTCTACGCGAGTTAGCGATTCGCGACTCGAGTTACTTAAATCGTCTATTACTACTACGTCAAAACCATCTTTTAATAAGCTTAAAACAGTGTGGCTGCCAATATAGCCCGCGCCTCCTGTTACCAGTACTTTTTTCATTAGATTGTCCTTATGCTCTTATGAGTGATACACCAGCTGAAGGTACGCTTGTGTAAATCGTTTCTTTTAATCCTGTTTGTTGCTCGTACTGCGTTTCAATAGCACTAATTACATTCTCTACCAAATAATTAGGAACAAACGCCACTACACAACCACCAAAGCCACCGCCCGTCATTCTTACCCCGCCGTGTTCATTAATTACTTTTGCGATAATATTCACAAGAGTGTCGATTTGGGAGGTGGTTATTTCGAACAAATCACGCATAGAGGCATGGCTTTGTGCCATTAGTGTGCTTAGTTTGGTTACATCGTTATTACTAAAGGCTTGCATGGCTTCTAATGTTCGCGCATTTTCATACACTATATGTTCAACACGTTTAGCTACATTTGGATCAAGGGTATGCTTTTTACTTTCGTACTCATCAATGCTGACTTCGCGCAAGCTTGGTTTGGACAAA
The genomic region above belongs to Pseudoalteromonas sp. MM1 and contains:
- a CDS encoding sodium:solute symporter family protein, with amino-acid sequence MHVIDITVIAVFSLLIIGCGLSFSTAGKSMKSFFSAGGALPWWMSGLSLFMSFFSAGTFVVWGAIAYKHGWVAITIQWTMCLAGVLIALFIAPKWQKTGVLTAAEYIKQRLGLNVQRTYTYIFLLIASFSTGAFLYPVAKIVEVATGLSLEYTVIILGLLILAYTAVGGLWAVIITDILQFVVLTAAVLIVVPLSFEAIGGIENFIDKAPDDFFNLVSDEYSWEFIFAFALYNLFFIAGNWSYIQRFTSVKTPKDAKKVGGLFAILYLICPVVWMLAPMIYRTMNPSLVGFESEGAYLQMCKEVLPVGMLGLMLAGMVFATSSSINTSLNIAAGVISNDIYKQIKPNASQTQLVKIGRIATAVLGFITIIVALLIPLLGGVVEVVMTMAALTGGPLFLPPIWLLFSRYQTGKTILITTLFSLLVNVLFKFVSPWLFDFSLDRAQEMMLGVLFPVMMLTIFELYLRAKDQTPACYQNYLIELSEIKPTVELITPEKSTDNNHAIRVLGFGILSTGAIMLALAAIATTGKMEITIVSSGIFILGSILVFKFRSKAVKECSNEQ
- a CDS encoding TonB-dependent receptor, whose protein sequence is MTTIKKTFKLSALTAALFASNLIYAQQQEDEKTKAEDDIEIIEVSGLAASVKKSINDKRFAENVVDSINAEDIGKSTDQNIADALSRVTGVSVQTVDGEGARVTVRGANSQQNNISMNGVQLGSTGYSQGVDLSQYSSDILSKIEVVKTPSADHEEGALGANINLTTTKPLDLNYEINTMTLEGRYNDLSEEDNYKVSGTFSRKFFDDTFGVVVTAVKETNAYRKDQYSAIDWFATESPLATDTNGNIVENVVGIAPQTTQYQYHESENDRTNFNIGLQWIASEKTEFNFNAILGKQDINNSMHGINTRSNQYGNLVEGVDPGLGGTGPALFTDPEADWRTIDLETNTFTKFVNRFGNGGLVQSEGDFENKNQILSLDMNHSFTDSFAMEAGVGYSKTEQIPNNSVYVALQNFGNINAWIINNVPPEDIEPVGYDCTSSSVCTLVSGEGLIDYGPNDNFGDPLNVWDNYSTTGFNADELRAQHLSYMSRTLNEVEDTQKSLFVDFDYVLDSDNFRSIEFGAKWSNRTKYVDAQVGSFSTVGEGVVVLNPYTGNPAVLGSGLRDITGEMVTDGEEFPVDDFMAGLGYGRDSITDGWNRFSAFKAFEVAQGSSEVAFNTDDSNTRNTELDNLALYTKLNFELMDGKITGDVGVRYVRTEVEVQGASGVQFAFDPSNAARLMDPFKLAELRDTSLPECAPILFYGTDYNAESRWSRVDGLGYDTKGTNDLTDDVALPDQGPCHDPNAIQGNPNETEWWLWRHSDVSTEKNYVYGERKFDENGNLLPTEDRSLRSFSVTDEHEYDVFLPSLNLNYLYDEDTIIRFAASKTMARPQIDSLRPGFKVKETQWGGDNRNNTITLTNPKLDPLESFNLDLSYEWYFNKSGLLAATLFYKEMTNFEESETIVTYMDDLRDVGLTEGETYDPNDLVLIAGQDSLEGCMPKRFQGSTDYQEDWMYSGDLEQMCAKFNTTRIKNGKGASIKGLELQYMQTYDNLPGIWSGLGLQANYTYQDSEYEQEVSSIDSNVKVPSLAVAYTPEHSYNLTGFWEKNGHQLRLSYQGTTDQLVQRSWENGSLWEEGRQTLDFSATYQVSDMISVSFQVANLTDEGVRQYFTSRFLAAGGVTFDEGSPLEGEATKSRTVYQYHTGRTFRLNTRINF
- a CDS encoding glycoside hydrolase — encoded protein: MSNNSSKQQSYPWDIPTKKPARELSVAMSRLYDSYLTPRPEDNPLFTSFKYTELSGFDYHNDDGTLSRRDPSKIIKVDGLYYVWYTKRCTQFPPKGAKHCNELIPSTDWDLSEIGYATSINGFDWIEQGIAVPRPDYPQLGWRSVSTPDILIYENKYYLYYQAFNEASGKKGDHCPVTLSVADKPTGPWRPHGKVIIDNGEPGSWDQFSIHDPYLLIYKGKIHLYYKAAYGDRPDYLVGNGLAIASNPLGPFEKHPLNPILNSGHETTYFPFGSGIAAFSIRNGNESNTIQYSPDGVNFSIAAVTSLMPIAAGPYVANAFNSEGNENGIEWGLCHFSDKKALNKHSFLARFDCSLMANELEKELKITDVPHHPSVYFAQSLSPELKIKRSSHDQEKEKKS
- a CDS encoding family 16 glycosylhydrolase, producing MFKVFSKCTLAALVVTSSCVSAEQTRKLDSSIWQLQWSDEFTYADSELDKNWISQNGPTENPWVLSSRWRDNAQVKDGVLHLIAKKESRGGQEWTTGNVWSKRSFHYGYFEARFKYAGAYGTNNSFWFWPKQGVKGDLKACEIDVNEGHFPNIINTNVHNWTDTYTLPNGRVAHSDKQLHHTLIGKPDHTLVFKKPIKSKKIRLTSNNPASIHISEFRVFPPSASYPNAFDVEQVNSANNLAQVDNVTIKTNGLFNKLMSEESFAIDGNPQTRWVSKKHGEKFLQLSWDEPQEIGAVQFINGWLQEHGVDKGAYRNLISDYSIEYHDGNNWQKITSYNAADVADFSKDFHTYGIEWDKDYFNFYFDGELYYTMRNDVCFSETTMLFSLAILKAAIAGPVSDDIDGTSMAIDWVRYYTRKENSEH
- the galE gene encoding UDP-glucose 4-epimerase GalE, whose amino-acid sequence is MKKVLVTGGAGYIGSHTVLSLLKDGFDVVVIDDLSNSSRESLTRVEALSKRKVEFIHASLLDTDKLSATFCEHKFDSVIHFAGLKAVGESIKKPLEYYYTNLVSTLNLCQCMLKFNVNKLVFSSSATVYGQGASVPYTEDLPLGRAASPYGQTKVMIEQILQEIVASNTALQVASLRYFNPIGADISGQIGEDPLGIPNNLMPFIAQVAVGKRDKLAIFGGDYPTEDGTCERDYIHVSDLAEGHIKALVWLGEQKHSLYEAFNLGTGAPYSVLDIVKAFIRHTGVDIKFNIVKRRDGDLAAFWADSTKAKTVLGWHCNYTLEDMMKDTWRWQSNNPNGYLGV